In one Solanum lycopersicum chromosome 11, SLM_r2.1 genomic region, the following are encoded:
- the LOC101245315 gene encoding uncharacterized membrane protein At4g09580 has protein sequence MAAPRNIVVDTSRLVTRDEEEKKSMDMLCADELDSPTAKRFKEGRFPLSSWEFAAAFGVILVFSTGLFCLYLSMPAAEYGKLKLPRTISDLRILKDNLGMYAKVYPTKFILGYCSTYIFMQTFMIPGTIFMSLLAGALFGIFRGLLLVVFNATAGASSCYFLSKLIGRPIVNWMWPEKLRFFQAEIAKRRDKLLNYMLFLRITPTLPNLFINLASPIVDIPFHIFFLATVIGLIPAAYITVKAGLTLGELKSVKDLYDFKTLSVLFLIGALIILPTVLKRKRIYE, from the exons ATGGCTGCACCGAGGAATATAGTGGTGGACACAAGTCGGTTAGTTACAAGggatgaagaagagaagaagagtaTGGATATGTTGTGTGCAGATGAATTGGATTCGCCAACAGCTAAGAGGTTTAAGGAAGGGAGGTTTCCATTGTCAAGTTGGGAATTTGCAGCAGCTTTTGGGGTTATTTTGGTGTTCTCAACAGGATTGTTTTGCTTATACTTGTCAATGCCAGCTGCTGAGTATGGTAAATTGAAGCTGCCTCGTACCATCTCCGATCTCCGGATTCTCAA GGATAATCTCGGAATGTATGCGAAAGTATACCCCACAAAATTTATTCTTGGTTACTGCTCAACATACATATTCATGCAGACATTCATGATTCCTGGTACAATATTCATGTCTTTACTTGCTGGAGCACTTTTTGGCATTTTCAGAGGGCTTCTCTTGGTTGTCTTTAATGCAACAGCTGGAGCATCGTCCTGCTATTTTCTGTCTAAATTGATCGGCAGGCCTATAGTTAACTGGATGTGGCCTGAAAAGTTGAGATTTTTCCAGGCAGAG ATAGCCAAACGTCGGGATAAGTTGCTCAACTACATGCTGTTTTTGAGAATAACTCCAACATTACCAAATCTTTTCATCAATTTGGCATCTCCTATTGTGGATATACCattccatattttctttttggccACCGTGATTGGTCTCATCCCAGCTGCTTATATTACAGTGAAG GCTGGCCTAACCCTTGGGGAACTGAAGTCCGTCAAAGATCTATATgatttcaagaccttgtctgtgcTTTTCCTCATTGGTGCTCTCATAATTTTGCCAACCGTCTTAAAGAGGAAGCGGATATATGAATAG
- the LOC138339198 gene encoding uncharacterized protein, translated as MNCVSKELLGGIVYSTNAAAVWKDLCERYDKIDGSHIFQLHKDIATISQGTSLISSYFSKLRELWVEYDSLAPVPGCECVNSREFVVFMHNQKLLQFLMGLNDSYEQARSQILMMVPLPIINKAYSLLVERESQRIMSQTSHSSSSSDLNALFTAQSSVSKPRVENPRNQGYGRGDRQSDPVDYHKGLNALQEQYNQILQILGQSNRQSTTERDSNSHSSANLAQENYPSSGNVTALSASIAHTGWIIDSGATNHMTPHSQLLINKHPLPIDAPRSVQLPNGDSTLITHTGSSNMTSQDIINNDLSRGRVKVIGREQAGLYLIPHPSSSTDCTTSQACSHLVHDGLSSSQTVLWHQRLGHTSSNVLARTLNLPVTQCSNEVHNLFPNVDEPSEVTPLFQHNPPTTDVHTETVLAQDTSSIRRSQRSTKAHLWLQDYVASAQLQSNKPLYSIDKYIGYDSLSASYRAFLSSFGTEVEPTSFEEACKDPRWVEAMQAEISALESNQTWQVVPLPTHKKVIGCKWIFKIKYHASGEIDGLRHVLWQKDLIKKKAWTIRKPFLQL; from the exons ATGAATTGTGTTTCAAAGGAGTTACTTGGAGGCATTGTTTATTCTACCAATGCAGCTGCTGTGTGGAAAGATTTATGTGAAAGATATGACAAGATTGATGGATCACATATCTTTCAATTACACAAAGATATTGCTACTATCAGCCAAGGTACAAGTTTAATCTCAAGCTATTTTTCTAAGCTGCGTGAGTTGTGGGTAGAGTATGATAGTTTGGCACCTGTTCCTGGTTGTGAATGTGTGAATTCAAGAGAGTTTGTAGTGTTCATGCACAATCAGAAGTTACTGCAGTTTCTCATGGGATTAAATGATTCATATGAGCAAGCTAGAAGCCAAATACTAATGATGGTACCTTTGCCTATTATAAATAAAGCATACTCACTACTTGTTGAAAGAGAAAGCCAACGTATCATGTCACAAACTTCTCACAGTTCAAGTTCATCTGATCTGAATGCCTTGTTTACTGCTCAATCATCAGTTTCCAAACCAAG AGTTGAGAATCCAAGAAATCAAGGTTATGGTAGAGGTGATAGACAATCTGATCCTGTTGATTATCACAAAGGATTGAATGCTCTGCAGGAACAATATAATCAAATCTTGCAGATTCTTGGTCAATCCAATAGGCAAAGCACCACTGAAAGAGATTCAAATTCACATTCCAGTGCAAATCTAGCTCAAGAGAACTATCCTTCATCAGGTAATGTCACTGCTCTTTCAGCTAGTATAGCACATACAGGATGGATTATAGACTCTGGTGCAACAAATCATATGACTCCTCACTCACAATTATTGATTAATAAACATCCATTGCCAATTGATGCACCTAGAAGTGTTCAACTACCAAACGGAGATAGTACATTGATCACACATACAGGCTCTAGTAATATGACCTCACAAGACATTATCAATAAT GATCTCTCCAGGGGCAGGGTGAAGGTGATTGGTAGAGAACAGGCTGGACTCTATCTCATTCCTCATCCCTCATCTTCTACAGATTGTACTACCTCTCAAGCATGCTCTCATTTAGTTCATGATGGTTTATCAAGTTCACAAACTGTCTTATGGCACCAAAGACTTGGTCATACTTCATCTAATGTTCTAGCTAGAACTCTCAATCTTCCAGTTACACAGTGTTCAAATGAAGTTCACAACT TGTTTCCTAATGTTGATGAACCCTCAGAGGTTACACCTTTGTTCCAGCATAATCCTCCTACCACAGATGTCCATACTGAGACAGTTCTAGCTCAAGATACTTCTTCTATAAGAAGATCACAAAGAAGTACCAAAGCTCATTTATGGCTACAAGATTATGTTGCATCTGCTCAGCTTCAATCCAATAAGCCTCTGTATTCTATTGACAAGTACATTGGGTATGACAGCTTGTCTGCTTCTTATCGAgcctttctttcttcctttggTACTGAAGTTGAACCTACCTCTTTTGAGGAAGCTTGTAAGGATCCTAGATGGGTTGAGGCAATGCAAGCTGAAATATCAGCTTTGGAGTCAAATCAAACATGGCAGGTGGTTCCTTTACCTACTCACAAGAAAGTTATTGGTTGCAAGTGGATTTTTAAAATCAAGTATCATGCCTCTGGTGAGATTGACGGTTTAAGGCACGTCTTGTGGCAAAAGGATTTAATCAAAAAGAAGGCCTGGACTATCAGGAAACCTTTTCTCCAGTTGTGA